One Tolypothrix bouteillei VB521301 DNA window includes the following coding sequences:
- a CDS encoding 1-acyl-sn-glycerol-3-phosphate acyltransferase, with amino-acid sequence MIHQHSETILNEPFEQTSERGYSFTWFDWFCLWYPPGWLILFNRHWQHYHADPEGWNWLEYILFLIPGGFYIALFIRWLRLGCRSPKSETVEFDPIYQQAFRDEILAPIVKYYFRGELQQIENLPQTGSVIVAMNHAGMCFPWDIVTLGYLLSKTRGWVVQPLAGVSLFDHAWIHWWLPPGWTKILGAVRAELDDFEAAVQEQKILLYAPEGLRGPRKGWGKRYQLETFDLSFIRLSQRYEIPILPVICIGNENLHPWTWNIRKLQKLLNLPFLPISPLMPIFILFPSMGVWAMRGRLRYFIQPLYAVEGDSDGIERAVAYQKAQQLKEKIQAQIIQILRVCR; translated from the coding sequence GTGATTCACCAACACTCGGAAACTATTCTTAACGAGCCATTTGAACAAACATCAGAACGGGGCTATTCATTTACCTGGTTCGATTGGTTTTGTCTGTGGTATCCTCCTGGTTGGCTCATTCTATTTAACCGACACTGGCAACACTATCACGCAGATCCGGAAGGTTGGAATTGGCTGGAATATATTTTGTTTCTCATTCCTGGAGGGTTCTACATAGCATTATTTATTCGTTGGTTGCGTCTTGGTTGTCGTTCCCCAAAGAGTGAGACGGTTGAATTTGACCCCATTTATCAACAAGCATTTCGAGATGAAATTCTTGCTCCCATCGTGAAATATTATTTTCGGGGTGAGTTACAACAAATTGAAAATTTGCCGCAAACGGGATCGGTCATTGTGGCAATGAATCACGCAGGAATGTGTTTTCCTTGGGATATTGTCACGCTAGGTTACCTTTTAAGTAAAACAAGAGGATGGGTGGTACAACCGTTAGCTGGGGTATCTTTATTCGATCATGCTTGGATACATTGGTGGCTACCACCTGGATGGACAAAGATTTTAGGTGCTGTCAGAGCAGAGTTAGATGATTTTGAAGCTGCAGTACAAGAACAAAAAATTCTCCTGTATGCGCCAGAAGGATTGCGCGGACCAAGAAAAGGTTGGGGAAAACGCTATCAATTGGAAACGTTTGATTTGAGTTTTATTCGGCTCAGCCAGCGCTATGAAATTCCTATATTGCCTGTAATATGCATTGGTAATGAAAACTTACACCCTTGGACATGGAATATTAGAAAGCTACAAAAGCTATTAAATTTGCCTTTTTTGCCTATCTCACCTTTAATGCCAATATTTATTCTTTTTCCTTCAATGGGAGTTTGGGCAATGAGGGGTCGCTTGCGTTATTTTATTCAGCCTTTGTATGCAGTAGAAGGCGATAGTGATGGTATAGAAAGAGCAGTTGCTTATCAAAAAGCACAACAGTTAAAAGAAAAGATACAAGCTCAAATCATTCAAATATTAAGGGTCTGTAGATGA